A genome region from Schlesneria paludicola DSM 18645 includes the following:
- a CDS encoding GntR family transcriptional regulator, which yields MSDLLTADSLSKSRQAFLELRERILDGRLPPGTHLTLRPIAKSLGVTVTAVSEAVRELVHEQLVDFEPNYGARVKRFDAETVRSQHVLRIAIECEAIRRCTQLVANRKLDELQSLAEEVDRLADVEENLAEARRRDFEFHLQIAEHSGVPSLAAVLRSCHLVRLLAVDAVHDEAMSAPNRTHVELVAAIRSRDVDIAEKAMRDHCERSLLLQLRRTFGTIGI from the coding sequence ATGAGCGATCTGTTAACCGCCGACAGTCTTTCCAAATCGCGTCAGGCGTTTCTGGAACTGCGTGAGCGAATTCTGGATGGTCGATTGCCTCCTGGTACTCATTTGACGTTGCGCCCCATTGCCAAGTCGCTGGGCGTCACTGTGACGGCCGTTTCTGAGGCGGTTCGGGAGTTGGTTCACGAGCAACTGGTCGACTTTGAGCCGAACTATGGGGCTCGGGTGAAACGGTTTGACGCGGAAACGGTTCGCAGTCAGCATGTGCTGCGAATCGCGATTGAATGCGAAGCGATTCGTCGTTGCACTCAGTTGGTTGCGAATCGCAAACTGGACGAACTGCAATCGCTGGCCGAGGAAGTCGATCGCCTTGCCGACGTCGAAGAAAATCTTGCTGAAGCGCGTCGCCGTGACTTCGAGTTTCACTTACAGATTGCGGAACATTCCGGCGTTCCGTCGCTGGCGGCCGTGTTGCGATCATGCCACCTGGTCCGTCTGTTAGCCGTCGATGCCGTGCATGATGAGGCGATGTCTGCCCCCAATCGAACCCACGTCGAACTCGTCGCGGCGATTCGCTCGCGTGATGTCGACATTGCCGAGAAAGCGATGCGCGACCACTGCGAACGTTCGCTGCTTCTGCAACTGCGACGAACTTTCGGCACGATTGGAATTTGA
- a CDS encoding dihydrodipicolinate synthase family protein, translated as MQNVNFGGIYPMLVPFYQSDDRVDPQLMRRQVELAVASGCHGLGVMGLGTEVNKLSTAERRETLAVVAETLSGRLPLSVTIGENTARGQIEFGRYAAELGASWLILQPPSVSDVAEIELLRFFGAVADAVPLPIAVQNAAIYLGIQLSTDGLAALNRQHPNICLLKTEDPPEVTARVMDATGGAFRLFVGRGGLDMVDQLRAGAVGIIPGMETVDRTPKIFDHYQAGREKEAVSLYGEILPTLVFLEKSINHFVTCSREILAQRLKLSGPVQHRLARELTPFSRETIVRCAHALGFMPEVNSSMRGQL; from the coding sequence ATGCAGAACGTTAATTTCGGCGGCATTTACCCGATGCTCGTCCCCTTCTATCAGTCCGACGATCGAGTCGACCCCCAGTTGATGCGGCGGCAGGTCGAGCTAGCGGTTGCCAGTGGCTGTCATGGCCTGGGTGTCATGGGGTTGGGAACGGAAGTCAACAAGCTCTCGACGGCCGAGCGGCGTGAAACGTTGGCCGTTGTCGCGGAAACGCTCAGCGGCCGCCTGCCACTCTCCGTGACAATCGGTGAGAATACGGCTCGAGGGCAGATTGAGTTTGGTCGTTACGCGGCGGAACTCGGTGCATCCTGGCTGATCCTGCAGCCACCATCTGTGAGTGACGTCGCCGAGATTGAGTTGTTGCGTTTCTTCGGTGCCGTGGCCGATGCCGTTCCGTTGCCGATCGCCGTTCAGAATGCCGCGATCTATCTTGGGATTCAGCTCTCCACTGACGGATTGGCGGCTTTGAATCGCCAGCATCCGAATATTTGTCTGCTGAAGACGGAAGATCCTCCTGAAGTCACCGCACGCGTGATGGACGCGACGGGCGGAGCATTTCGCCTGTTTGTCGGTCGAGGAGGACTGGACATGGTGGATCAACTGCGGGCCGGTGCCGTGGGGATCATTCCCGGGATGGAAACGGTCGATCGCACGCCAAAGATTTTTGACCACTATCAGGCGGGGCGTGAGAAGGAAGCGGTCTCGTTGTATGGCGAGATCCTGCCGACACTGGTTTTCCTGGAGAAGTCGATCAATCACTTCGTGACCTGCTCGCGTGAGATCTTGGCTCAGCGGCTGAAGCTGTCTGGACCTGTGCAACATCGACTGGCACGCGAGCTCACTCCCTTCTCGCGAGAGACCATTGTCCGATGCGCACACGCATTAGGATTCATGCCGGAAGTCAATTCCAGCATGAGGGGCCAGTTATGA
- a CDS encoding DUF1553 domain-containing protein, whose translation MVHKLILVGVILVGGLSVGVLGQDALDAASTVDQAGIQFFESKVRPLFVTHCFECHGPETDKGEADLRVDSLEGLLRGGKSGPALIRGAPAESLLILAVRHDGAVAMPPKKKLAPSEIEQLSAWIKRGALWPGAVNVAAPARSPAEPHEWSEEARRFWAFQTPRTPLVPTVRDRSWPQTAVDYFILARLEAAGLVPAAPADKRTLLRRASIDLIGLPPTPAELDAFLQDDSSDAFERVVTRLLESPRYGERWGRHWLDVARYADSNGMDDNLAYSDAWRYRDYVIASLNADKPFNRFVQEQLAGDQLAASEDASRRDELIVATGFLTIGPKMLAEDDPVKQQLDIVDEQLDTTCRVFLGLTMGCVRCHDHKFDPLAVSDYYGLAGIFKSTRTMISYRVDSKWSTSGLGGQEAAFRVKDLEQIIDRHDNALVNGNTTGMSDEERSAHSTLLASAYAEYAKIPKAMAVNDGDVGDLEVRLRGNHLTRGPMVPRRFPSILAGIESSAITSSSSGRLELARWMTNDNHPLTPRVIVNRVWRWHFGQGLVATVDNFGRLGEVPSHPELLDWLTRQFVADGWSLKKLHRRILLSRTWQMTGTSNEHAMQVDPQNRRLWHMSRQRMEAEVLRDSLLFVSGQLDSNMGGTLLSTTPFQNLSLGGASQKSELYQSARRSVYLPVLRGAVYDVFQAFNFPDPAVLNGDRMTTTVASQALFMMNSKLVEQASKRLAETQLTESTVSDRDRLQRVSKTLFSRRAAPDEIAAWEGFLARYESAASIASETAESRRRRAWEGLCRALLSSNEFIYVD comes from the coding sequence ATGGTTCACAAACTGATTCTGGTCGGTGTCATCCTGGTGGGGGGGCTGAGTGTCGGTGTCCTCGGTCAGGACGCCCTAGACGCCGCCTCAACCGTGGACCAGGCTGGCATTCAATTCTTCGAAAGCAAAGTCCGTCCGCTGTTCGTCACGCATTGCTTCGAGTGCCACGGTCCGGAGACGGACAAAGGTGAAGCCGATCTGCGAGTTGATTCTTTGGAGGGATTGCTGCGTGGAGGCAAATCGGGGCCCGCGCTCATTCGAGGTGCGCCCGCCGAAAGTCTGCTGATCCTTGCGGTGCGGCACGATGGCGCCGTGGCGATGCCACCAAAAAAGAAACTCGCCCCGTCGGAAATTGAGCAGCTTTCAGCCTGGATCAAGAGGGGAGCGCTATGGCCCGGTGCGGTGAACGTTGCCGCCCCCGCTCGTTCGCCGGCCGAACCTCATGAATGGAGCGAAGAGGCTCGTCGTTTCTGGGCGTTTCAAACTCCGCGCACACCGCTTGTGCCCACCGTACGGGACCGTAGTTGGCCACAAACGGCGGTCGATTATTTTATTCTAGCGCGTCTCGAAGCGGCCGGTCTTGTGCCTGCTGCTCCAGCCGACAAGCGGACGCTGTTACGGCGTGCGTCGATCGACCTGATCGGTCTTCCGCCAACACCCGCCGAATTGGATGCCTTCCTTCAGGATGACAGCTCTGATGCCTTCGAACGTGTTGTCACTCGGTTGCTGGAATCCCCACGGTACGGTGAGCGCTGGGGGCGGCATTGGCTCGACGTGGCTCGGTACGCTGACAGTAACGGCATGGATGACAATCTGGCCTACTCGGATGCATGGCGGTATCGCGACTATGTGATCGCATCGTTGAACGCCGACAAACCGTTTAACCGGTTTGTTCAGGAACAACTGGCCGGGGATCAACTCGCTGCTTCGGAAGACGCGTCACGAAGGGACGAACTGATTGTGGCGACTGGCTTCCTCACCATCGGCCCGAAAATGCTGGCGGAAGATGACCCTGTCAAACAACAGCTTGATATCGTCGATGAGCAGCTCGATACGACGTGTCGAGTCTTTCTCGGTCTGACGATGGGCTGCGTCCGCTGTCACGATCATAAGTTCGATCCTCTCGCCGTGAGCGACTACTACGGGCTGGCCGGGATCTTCAAAAGTACGCGGACAATGATCTCGTATCGCGTCGATTCGAAGTGGAGCACATCCGGGCTCGGCGGGCAGGAAGCCGCATTCCGAGTCAAGGATCTCGAACAGATCATCGATCGGCACGACAACGCACTGGTGAATGGAAACACAACTGGCATGTCGGACGAAGAGCGCTCTGCGCATTCGACTCTGCTGGCCAGCGCCTACGCCGAATACGCGAAGATTCCGAAAGCGATGGCGGTCAATGACGGCGATGTGGGTGACTTGGAAGTTCGACTGCGGGGCAATCATCTGACGCGAGGCCCCATGGTTCCGCGTCGATTCCCGTCGATTCTTGCGGGCATCGAGTCGTCGGCGATCACCAGTTCCAGCAGCGGTCGACTGGAGCTGGCGCGCTGGATGACGAATGACAATCATCCGCTCACACCTCGAGTCATTGTGAATCGCGTCTGGCGATGGCATTTTGGCCAGGGGCTTGTGGCGACGGTCGACAATTTCGGTCGTCTGGGCGAAGTGCCTTCGCATCCGGAACTTCTGGACTGGTTGACGCGGCAGTTTGTTGCGGATGGCTGGTCGCTAAAAAAACTGCATCGACGGATCTTGCTGTCTCGAACATGGCAAATGACTGGCACGTCGAACGAGCACGCGATGCAGGTTGACCCACAGAATCGACGACTGTGGCACATGTCGCGGCAACGAATGGAAGCCGAAGTGCTACGCGATTCGCTTCTGTTCGTGAGCGGTCAGCTTGACTCGAACATGGGAGGCACTCTGCTTTCGACGACTCCGTTTCAAAATCTGTCATTGGGTGGGGCGTCACAAAAGTCAGAGCTCTATCAGTCGGCGCGGCGCAGTGTGTATTTGCCGGTGCTGCGCGGTGCCGTGTACGACGTGTTTCAGGCATTCAATTTTCCCGATCCTGCGGTCTTGAACGGTGATCGAATGACGACGACCGTTGCGTCGCAGGCATTGTTCATGATGAATAGCAAACTGGTCGAACAGGCATCAAAACGCCTGGCCGAAACGCAGCTTACCGAATCGACGGTTTCCGACCGCGATCGGCTGCAACGGGTCAGTAAAACCCTTTTCAGTCGACGTGCAGCGCCTGATGAGATTGCGGCGTGGGAAGGATTTCTCGCGCGGTACGAATCGGCGGCGTCCATCGCGTCCGAAACGGCCGAATCGCGGCGGCGACGTGCGTGGGAGGGACTGTGTCGAGCCCTGCTTTCGTCCAATGAGTTCATTTACGTCGACTGA
- a CDS encoding sulfurtransferase yields MKYLAFAIVLSLIGRTTFAEIGVISTAEANRLIETSAADHKPIVIDTRGGYKDYFRGHIPTAHHLNFDTLRGTDRGIPVQYLPDELTKALLVRAGVDRNRTHLIYATGDTLPNDEILSASMVAYVLEKFGVDDIRIIDGGLRGWHQAKLPVTQEYFGNPSGTLPVKGNHEIAIGIDELLASKVRPGVVLVDARPYNEYVGNDDVWLRKGHIPGAISFHWARLMDSENTHQFRPLTQTKSELESAGVTPDRQIVVYCGTSREGSLLRFYLKHVARYPHVRLYEGSWKEYASLKQHPAETKENKAP; encoded by the coding sequence ATGAAGTATCTTGCTTTCGCTATTGTCCTTTCTCTGATCGGAAGGACGACATTTGCCGAGATCGGCGTCATCTCGACGGCCGAGGCGAATCGGCTGATCGAAACCTCTGCGGCGGATCACAAGCCGATCGTCATTGATACTCGTGGCGGCTACAAGGACTACTTCCGGGGCCATATCCCGACAGCTCATCACCTGAACTTCGACACGCTGCGGGGAACCGATCGGGGTATCCCTGTGCAGTATCTTCCCGATGAATTGACAAAAGCGCTGCTCGTTCGTGCCGGTGTTGATCGCAATCGCACGCATTTGATCTATGCCACAGGGGACACGCTGCCGAACGATGAAATTTTGAGTGCCAGCATGGTCGCATATGTGCTCGAGAAGTTTGGAGTCGACGATATTCGCATCATTGACGGCGGACTTCGTGGCTGGCACCAGGCCAAGTTGCCCGTCACGCAGGAATACTTCGGAAATCCTTCCGGTACGCTGCCCGTGAAGGGGAATCACGAGATCGCGATCGGCATTGATGAACTACTGGCCTCAAAGGTAAGGCCGGGGGTGGTGCTGGTCGATGCCCGGCCTTACAACGAGTATGTCGGCAACGATGATGTCTGGTTGCGGAAAGGTCATATTCCTGGCGCGATCAGCTTTCATTGGGCGCGTTTGATGGATTCCGAAAACACTCACCAGTTTCGGCCTCTGACGCAGACGAAGTCCGAATTGGAATCGGCGGGGGTGACGCCTGACAGGCAGATCGTTGTGTATTGCGGGACATCGCGCGAGGGAAGTTTGCTTCGGTTCTATCTTAAGCATGTGGCGAGGTATCCCCATGTCCGCCTGTATGAAGGCTCGTGGAAGGAATACGCGTCATTGAAGCAGCATCCGGCTGAGACGAAAGAAAACAAAGCTCCCTGA
- a CDS encoding enolase C-terminal domain-like protein — MRISRIEALKIRQPDFEKFEWWCTCPLDLLYDEGKNGRERGAGVFNVPIDLRRDPVFHVLVRVTTDDGLTGLGAIGLGSQAMADAVEQLLAPLILGRNPFDVELNWELMYRSTINIGRKGLILEAISGIDIAIWDILGKATGQPVYNLLGGRTRDRIRAYASALYADRDLDRLAAAARKYVDAGFTAVKMRFGYGPQDGRAGMRKNAELVRTVRNAIGDDVDLMADAYMGWTTQYAIEMIRMLEDDHLMWIEEPVSPDDLDGYARIRSSTNTAVAGGEHEFTRYGFKELITRGCVDYVQLDVNRVGGVTEARKVWAFAAAHSLPVVPHSQNYHNQHLIMSHVNSPLSEYLPPDFRDGDTFLSELFIGDAVAREGHIVLSDKPGMGVELNEPVVAEFLLK, encoded by the coding sequence GTGCGGATCTCACGTATCGAAGCCCTGAAAATCAGGCAGCCGGACTTTGAAAAGTTCGAGTGGTGGTGCACGTGCCCGCTGGATCTGCTCTACGATGAAGGAAAAAATGGCCGCGAACGCGGGGCGGGCGTGTTCAATGTCCCGATTGATCTTCGTCGCGATCCGGTCTTTCATGTCCTGGTGCGAGTCACCACCGATGATGGTCTGACCGGATTGGGCGCGATTGGACTTGGTTCGCAAGCAATGGCCGACGCGGTTGAGCAACTTCTGGCGCCGTTGATCCTGGGGCGAAACCCGTTCGATGTCGAATTGAATTGGGAATTGATGTACCGCTCGACCATCAACATTGGTCGGAAGGGGCTGATTCTCGAAGCGATCAGTGGAATCGATATCGCGATCTGGGACATTCTCGGTAAAGCCACCGGTCAGCCGGTTTACAATTTGTTGGGGGGCCGTACTCGCGACCGCATCCGCGCCTATGCCAGCGCACTTTATGCTGACCGCGATCTTGATCGTCTGGCGGCTGCGGCAAGAAAGTATGTCGATGCCGGATTCACTGCGGTCAAAATGCGGTTCGGTTACGGTCCGCAGGACGGTCGCGCGGGAATGCGAAAGAATGCCGAACTGGTTCGCACGGTTCGCAACGCCATCGGCGACGACGTCGATCTGATGGCCGACGCCTATATGGGATGGACCACGCAGTACGCGATCGAAATGATCCGGATGCTGGAAGACGATCATCTCATGTGGATCGAAGAGCCGGTCTCGCCGGACGATCTGGACGGCTATGCCCGAATTCGTTCGTCGACAAATACGGCCGTTGCCGGCGGCGAACACGAATTTACGCGGTACGGATTCAAAGAACTAATCACACGCGGGTGTGTCGACTACGTGCAACTGGACGTGAATCGAGTGGGAGGTGTCACCGAGGCCCGCAAAGTCTGGGCGTTTGCTGCGGCGCACTCATTGCCGGTCGTGCCTCATTCGCAGAACTATCACAACCAGCACCTGATCATGTCTCATGTGAACTCACCGTTGTCGGAGTATCTGCCCCCCGATTTCCGCGACGGCGACACGTTCCTGTCCGAGCTGTTTATTGGAGATGCCGTGGCTCGTGAAGGACACATTGTGCTGTCTGACAAGCCCGGTATGGGCGTCGAGCTGAACGAACCCGTGGTTGCCGAATTCCTGTTGAAGTGA
- a CDS encoding inorganic phosphate transporter: MLTTLLFLAVCFVAFTNGANANFKGVASLYGSGTTSLRGALLWGTATTFAGSIAAAFLAEGMLKKFSGRGIVSDVLVQSPEFVCAVAIGAALTSFLATRFGFPVSTTHALVGALVGAGLAGSGSQVHLEALGKNFLYPLFFSPIVAALLGSVTYLFLRAVRLAPDHRTPLLDALHYLSAGAASFARGLNDTPKMVALLLVAPGFDLRWGFLAVAATIALGGLLDADRVAETLGKKVTSMNPGQGFAASLVTAGLVTTASFHSLPVSTTHVSVGSLLGMGATTRQAKWRKIGEILLAWVSTVPCGAILAAVAYALISWL; this comes from the coding sequence GTGCTGACAACTCTGCTGTTCCTCGCCGTCTGTTTCGTTGCATTTACCAATGGAGCGAATGCCAACTTCAAAGGTGTGGCATCGCTGTATGGAAGCGGCACCACCAGTCTTCGCGGTGCCCTGTTGTGGGGGACGGCGACGACGTTCGCCGGCTCGATTGCGGCGGCGTTTCTGGCCGAGGGAATGCTGAAGAAATTCAGTGGACGTGGGATCGTTTCGGACGTGCTCGTCCAGTCGCCCGAGTTTGTTTGTGCGGTGGCCATAGGGGCTGCGCTTACGAGCTTTCTGGCAACTCGGTTCGGCTTTCCTGTGTCCACGACGCACGCCCTTGTCGGGGCACTGGTCGGTGCCGGGCTGGCGGGAAGCGGCAGTCAGGTTCATCTGGAGGCACTCGGAAAGAATTTCCTTTATCCGCTGTTCTTCAGTCCCATTGTGGCGGCGCTTTTGGGGTCGGTGACGTATCTGTTCCTGCGAGCAGTGAGGCTCGCTCCCGACCACCGCACACCGTTGCTGGACGCGCTACACTATCTGAGCGCTGGAGCGGCCAGCTTTGCTCGTGGTCTGAATGACACACCCAAGATGGTCGCGCTGTTGCTGGTGGCCCCCGGATTTGATCTGCGTTGGGGCTTTCTTGCGGTCGCAGCGACGATTGCGCTGGGGGGACTGCTTGATGCTGATCGCGTAGCGGAAACGCTTGGGAAGAAAGTCACATCAATGAATCCCGGTCAGGGGTTTGCAGCCAGCCTGGTCACGGCGGGGCTGGTGACGACCGCCAGTTTCCATAGTCTGCCCGTCAGTACCACGCACGTTAGTGTCGGGTCGCTGCTGGGCATGGGCGCGACCACGAGACAGGCGAAGTGGCGGAAAATCGGAGAAATCCTGCTCGCCTGGGTCAGCACGGTTCCCTGCGGAGCCATCCTGGCCGCGGTTGCTTATGCCTTGATTTCGTGGCTCTAG
- a CDS encoding DUF1501 domain-containing protein, with translation MDHSFQLPLPTRLSRRQMVSRMGAGFGSLALSALLADQAAAATAPLAPRQPHFSPRIKRVIMLFMFGGPSHLDTFDYKPLLARDSGKPLPAESRPRVVSFPNRMGNLVGSPFEFSQHGESGLWVSSLFPELARRADDLCVINSMYCSNSRHGGAVLEWHTGTDTFVRPSMGAWVTYGLGSENQNFPGYVTICQDLAQGGANNFGSAFLPAAYQGTPLGYSGLRPQEARVPFIGDGSGKRDLQRMEIDLISQMQQRQAQTHGADNELEARIASFELAFRLQTEAPEMQDLSGESKATRELYGLNDPTTADFGTQCLMARRFSERGVRFVQCNLSGWDAHSRLKEDHSRLAHSIDKPIAGLLTDLKQRGLWDDTLVIWGGEFGRTPTCEGNDGRDHNPHGYTMWLAGGGVKSGLTWGKTDDYGYFAVEDKVHVHDLHATVLHLLGLDHKRLTYRYAGRDFRLTDVHGELVDGILA, from the coding sequence ATGGATCACTCATTCCAACTTCCGCTGCCGACGCGGCTGTCACGCCGACAGATGGTGTCAAGAATGGGCGCGGGCTTCGGGAGCCTGGCACTGTCCGCTCTGCTTGCCGATCAGGCCGCGGCGGCAACGGCTCCTCTTGCCCCGAGGCAGCCCCATTTTTCACCGCGAATCAAACGCGTGATCATGCTGTTTATGTTCGGCGGGCCATCTCATTTGGATACCTTCGACTATAAGCCACTGCTCGCACGGGACAGCGGAAAACCATTACCCGCCGAGAGCCGTCCTCGAGTCGTCTCGTTTCCCAATCGGATGGGGAACCTTGTTGGGTCACCGTTTGAGTTCAGCCAGCATGGGGAAAGTGGCCTGTGGGTCAGTTCGCTGTTTCCTGAATTGGCCCGGCGCGCGGACGACCTGTGCGTCATCAATTCCATGTACTGTTCGAACTCGCGTCATGGCGGGGCGGTGCTCGAATGGCATACGGGGACTGACACCTTCGTACGACCAAGCATGGGGGCCTGGGTGACGTACGGGTTGGGATCAGAGAATCAGAACTTTCCCGGTTATGTCACAATTTGTCAGGACCTTGCTCAGGGCGGCGCGAACAATTTTGGATCGGCATTTTTGCCGGCTGCTTATCAGGGAACACCGCTCGGCTATTCCGGCTTAAGGCCGCAGGAGGCACGCGTTCCATTTATTGGCGATGGATCGGGCAAGCGTGATCTGCAGCGAATGGAAATCGATCTCATCTCGCAGATGCAGCAACGTCAGGCACAGACGCACGGGGCCGACAACGAACTGGAAGCCCGCATCGCATCGTTTGAGCTCGCGTTTCGCCTGCAGACCGAAGCCCCCGAGATGCAGGATCTTTCCGGTGAATCGAAAGCGACTCGGGAACTGTACGGCTTGAATGATCCGACGACGGCGGATTTCGGTACGCAGTGCCTGATGGCGCGACGATTCTCGGAACGCGGCGTCCGTTTCGTCCAATGCAACCTCAGCGGGTGGGATGCGCATAGCAGACTCAAGGAAGATCACAGCCGTCTGGCGCATTCCATCGACAAACCGATTGCCGGACTGCTCACCGACCTCAAGCAGCGCGGACTGTGGGACGACACGCTGGTGATCTGGGGCGGCGAATTCGGTCGTACCCCGACTTGCGAAGGCAATGATGGTCGCGATCACAATCCCCACGGATACACAATGTGGCTGGCGGGGGGCGGAGTCAAATCGGGGCTGACATGGGGCAAGACCGACGACTATGGCTATTTCGCGGTCGAGGACAAGGTTCATGTCCATGATCTGCACGCCACGGTCCTGCATCTGCTTGGCCTTGACCACAAACGCCTGACCTACCGCTATGCGGGACGTGACTTCCGCCTGACCGATGTTCACGGCGAACTCGTCGACGGCATTCTGGCCTGA
- a CDS encoding alpha/beta hydrolase, producing the protein MSTTIRTRRVGVALRFCAVIGLTVFLCTVQRQSWADEDAVKWIPDVMFAEVAGETLKLNLASPARGEGPFATIVCIHGGGFSGGRREDYDALCRKFAARGYVAATIDYRLSPKHRWPAHIHDCKAAIRWLRAHAVEYGIDVDRIGAMGSSAGGHLSQFLAVTNDVREFDGDHTHLDQSSHVQCVAAWAQASDFTREYGVWKGAAEAFRGFLGAELTAESRRLHVRASPLFWVTPNSAPTLLIHGTADQDVLFVQSAWIYERLLSAEVKTKLVPIEGGGHGLTGAHLAQAEQATFDFFDQQFNGQPSHKTSK; encoded by the coding sequence ATGAGCACGACGATCCGAACGCGTCGCGTTGGAGTCGCACTTCGATTCTGTGCGGTGATCGGCCTGACGGTATTTCTCTGCACCGTGCAACGCCAATCATGGGCGGACGAAGACGCGGTGAAGTGGATTCCCGATGTCATGTTTGCAGAAGTCGCGGGCGAGACGCTCAAGCTGAATCTGGCCAGCCCCGCCAGAGGAGAAGGTCCGTTTGCGACGATCGTCTGCATTCACGGCGGCGGTTTTTCGGGCGGACGACGCGAAGACTACGACGCCCTCTGCCGTAAGTTTGCGGCACGAGGTTACGTCGCCGCGACGATTGACTATCGACTCTCACCCAAACATCGTTGGCCAGCTCACATTCATGATTGTAAGGCCGCCATCCGATGGCTGCGCGCTCATGCGGTCGAATACGGGATCGACGTCGATCGAATCGGCGCGATGGGAAGTTCTGCCGGCGGGCATTTGTCGCAGTTCCTCGCAGTCACGAATGACGTGCGTGAGTTTGACGGTGATCACACGCATCTGGATCAATCGAGCCACGTTCAGTGTGTTGCCGCGTGGGCTCAGGCCAGCGACTTCACGCGTGAATACGGCGTCTGGAAGGGGGCGGCAGAAGCGTTCCGCGGATTTCTGGGTGCCGAACTCACCGCCGAATCGCGGCGCCTGCATGTTCGCGCCAGTCCCTTGTTCTGGGTGACTCCCAATTCTGCACCGACACTGTTGATTCATGGCACAGCCGATCAGGATGTATTGTTCGTGCAATCGGCATGGATTTACGAACGGTTGCTGTCGGCGGAAGTCAAAACGAAACTTGTTCCCATCGAAGGTGGCGGGCACGGACTGACGGGCGCGCATCTAGCCCAGGCCGAACAGGCGACATTCGACTTTTTTGACCAACAATTCAACGGACAACCGTCCCACAAGACTTCGAAATAG